The Lutra lutra chromosome 10, mLutLut1.2, whole genome shotgun sequence genome contains a region encoding:
- the CHRDL2 gene encoding chordin-like protein 2 isoform X2, which translates to MVPEVRVLSSLLGLALLWFPLDSHARARPDMFCLFHGKRYAPGESWHPYLEPQGLMYCLRCTCSESAHVSCYRLHCPPVHCPQPVTEPQQCCPRCVEPHTPSGLRAPPKYCQHNGTMYQHGEIFSAHELLPARLPNQCVLCSCTEGQIYCGLMTCPEPGCPAPLPLPASCCQTCKDGSGERSAEEDTTQSQHGVRHSQDPCSGDSGRKRGLGTPAPTGLSSPLGFISRHFRPKGAGSTTVKIVLKEKHKKACVHSGKTYSHGEVWHPAFRSFGPLPCILCTCQDGHQDCQRVTCPTEYPCHRPEKVAGKCCKICPEDKADPGPSDISATRCPKVPGHVLIHTSIAPSPDNLHRFALEHEASEQVEIYLWKLVEDEETEAQRGEVPGPRPHSQNLPLDSDQESQEARLPERGTELPAPHWHP; encoded by the exons GTCCAGACATGTTCTGCCTTTTCCATGGGAAAAGATACGCCCCCGGTGAGAGCTGGCACCCCTACCTGGAGCCACAGGGCTTGATGTACTGCCTGCGCTGTACCTGTTCTGAG AGTGCCCATGTGAGCTGTTACCGCCTCCACTGCCCACCTGTCCACTGtccccagcctgtgaccgagccaCAGCAGTGCTGTCCCCGGTGTGTGG AACCTCACACCCCCTCTGGGCTCCGGGCCCCCCCAAAGTACTGCCAGCACAATGGGACCATGTACCAACACGGAGAGATCTTCAGTGCCCACGAGCTGCTCCCAGCCCGCCTGCCCAACCAGTGTGTCCTCTGCAGCTGTACT GAAGGCCAGATCTACTGTGGTCTCATGACCTGCCCAGAACCAGGCTGCCCTGCACCTCTACCACTGCCTGCCTCCTGTTGCCAGACCTGCAAAG ATGGGTCAGGTGAGAGATCAGCTGAAGAGGACACTACGCAGTCACAGCATGGGGTG AGACATTCCCAGGATCCGTGTTCGGGGgacagtgggagaaagagaggcctgggcaccccagcccccactggTCTCAGCTCTCCTCTGGGCTTCATCTCTCGCCACTTCCGACCGAAGGGGGCAGGCAGCACAACAGTCAAGATTGTCCTGAAGGAGAAACATAAGAAAG CCTGTGTGCACAGTGGGAAGACATACTCCCATGGGGAGGTGTGGCACCCAGCTTTCCGCTCCTTTGGACCCCTGCCCTGCATCTTGTGCACCTGTCAGGATGGCCACCAGGACTGCCAGCGGGTGACCTGTCCCACGGAGTACCCCTGCCATCGCCCTGAGAAAGTGGCCGGGAAGTGTTGCAAGATTTGCCCAG AGGACAAGGCAGACCCTGGCCCCAGTGACATCAGTGCCACCAGGTGTCCGAAGGTGCCAGGCCATGTCCTCATCCACACATCAATAGCTCCAAGCCCAGACAACCTACATCGTTTTGCCCTCGAGCATGAGGCCTCTGAGCAGGTGGAGATCTACCTCTGGAAGCTGGTAGAAG atgaggaaactgaggctcagagaggtgaagtacctggcccaaggccacacagcca gaatCTTCCACTTGATTCAGATCAAGAAAGTCAGGAAGCAAGACTTCCAGAAAGAGGCACAGAACTTCCGGCTCCTCACTGGCACCCATGA
- the CHRDL2 gene encoding chordin-like protein 2 isoform X1, with protein sequence MVPEVRVLSSLLGLALLWFPLDSHARARPDMFCLFHGKRYAPGESWHPYLEPQGLMYCLRCTCSESAHVSCYRLHCPPVHCPQPVTEPQQCCPRCVEPHTPSGLRAPPKYCQHNGTMYQHGEIFSAHELLPARLPNQCVLCSCTEGQIYCGLMTCPEPGCPAPLPLPASCCQTCKDGSGERSAEEDTTQSQHGVRHSQDPCSGDSGRKRGLGTPAPTGLSSPLGFISRHFRPKGAGSTTVKIVLKEKHKKACVHSGKTYSHGEVWHPAFRSFGPLPCILCTCQDGHQDCQRVTCPTEYPCHRPEKVAGKCCKICPEDKADPGPSDISATRCPKVPGHVLIHTSIAPSPDNLHRFALEHEASEQVEIYLWKLVEGIFHLIQIKKVRKQDFQKEAQNFRLLTGTHEGHWNVFLAQTPELKVTASPDKATKTL encoded by the exons GTCCAGACATGTTCTGCCTTTTCCATGGGAAAAGATACGCCCCCGGTGAGAGCTGGCACCCCTACCTGGAGCCACAGGGCTTGATGTACTGCCTGCGCTGTACCTGTTCTGAG AGTGCCCATGTGAGCTGTTACCGCCTCCACTGCCCACCTGTCCACTGtccccagcctgtgaccgagccaCAGCAGTGCTGTCCCCGGTGTGTGG AACCTCACACCCCCTCTGGGCTCCGGGCCCCCCCAAAGTACTGCCAGCACAATGGGACCATGTACCAACACGGAGAGATCTTCAGTGCCCACGAGCTGCTCCCAGCCCGCCTGCCCAACCAGTGTGTCCTCTGCAGCTGTACT GAAGGCCAGATCTACTGTGGTCTCATGACCTGCCCAGAACCAGGCTGCCCTGCACCTCTACCACTGCCTGCCTCCTGTTGCCAGACCTGCAAAG ATGGGTCAGGTGAGAGATCAGCTGAAGAGGACACTACGCAGTCACAGCATGGGGTG AGACATTCCCAGGATCCGTGTTCGGGGgacagtgggagaaagagaggcctgggcaccccagcccccactggTCTCAGCTCTCCTCTGGGCTTCATCTCTCGCCACTTCCGACCGAAGGGGGCAGGCAGCACAACAGTCAAGATTGTCCTGAAGGAGAAACATAAGAAAG CCTGTGTGCACAGTGGGAAGACATACTCCCATGGGGAGGTGTGGCACCCAGCTTTCCGCTCCTTTGGACCCCTGCCCTGCATCTTGTGCACCTGTCAGGATGGCCACCAGGACTGCCAGCGGGTGACCTGTCCCACGGAGTACCCCTGCCATCGCCCTGAGAAAGTGGCCGGGAAGTGTTGCAAGATTTGCCCAG AGGACAAGGCAGACCCTGGCCCCAGTGACATCAGTGCCACCAGGTGTCCGAAGGTGCCAGGCCATGTCCTCATCCACACATCAATAGCTCCAAGCCCAGACAACCTACATCGTTTTGCCCTCGAGCATGAGGCCTCTGAGCAGGTGGAGATCTACCTCTGGAAGCTGGTAGAAG gaatCTTCCACTTGATTCAGATCAAGAAAGTCAGGAAGCAAGACTTCCAGAAAGAGGCACAGAACTTCCGGCTCCTCACTGGCACCCATGAAG GTCACTGGAATGTTTTCCTAGCCCAGACCCCGGAGCTGAAGGTCACAGCCAGTCCAGACAAAGCAACCAAGACCTTATAA